One Gadus chalcogrammus isolate NIFS_2021 chromosome 4, NIFS_Gcha_1.0, whole genome shotgun sequence DNA segment encodes these proteins:
- the dab2ipb gene encoding DAB2 interacting protein b isoform X1, with the protein MFHIFSRSSHLMTRLKESRSHESLLCPSGGVEALDLSMEEQVVIKPVHSSILGQDYCFEVTTSTGSKCFSCRSSAERDKWMENLRRAVHPNKDNSRRVENLLRLWIIEAKDLPAKKKYFCELFLDDALYARTTCKLKTDNVFWGEHFEFNNLPAVRSVTAHLYKDTEKKKKKDKNNYVGLVVIPTAAVTGRQFVEKWYPVSVPNPAKGKGASGPMIRIKARYQSMNILPMEMYKEFAEYTTNNYMLLCSVLEPGISVKNKEEMACALVHILQSTGKAKDFLTDLMMSEVDRCGENEHLIFRENTLATKAIEEYLKLVGQKYLQDALGEFIKALYESDENCEVDASKCSSSDLPEHQSNLKMCCELAFCKIINSYCVFPRELKEVFASWRQECSNRGRPDISERLISASLFLRFLCPAVMSPSLFDLMQEYPDDRTARTLTLIAKVTQNLANFTKFGSKEEYMSFMNQFLEHEWTNMQRFLLEISNPETISTTAGFEGYIDLGRELSTLHSLLSEVVAQTDQTAAAKLGPLPRILREVSAAVANPSCVMTGSGPASDHASSTAANASSSCSSPSPPGAGCSISTGLQKMVIDNDLSGLVDFTRLPSPTPENKDLFFVTRSSGVQPAPARSSSYSESNEPEPGLANGSKSLSMLDLQDPRSMDLAQGGPSPSDLSPGPCLVEGPPPASSVAVWSARAPPGGGGGGGGGAAPPGVPALLRRPGQTAPAASGSDGLPGRPLPQHLLAPLSFQNPVYQMAAGLVVSPRGLGADSGSECHSSVSSHSNNEDGGKLNYLNHSGGGGGGGGSSGDEYIRRSGDITRRQLSLTDPQPPPGVPRQNSGGPQRRIDQPPPPQPQGVTRGRTPPNLLSGGPYPRPASGSVMSSASPDWPGCGVRLQHQTSKGESPESKHRVGHKQAPSLVKPSALDRTAAWLLNMNVQYLDHEGPEPEPPRHREDLSQVEKYQQEIAVLQERLRASVQKLEEYEARLKGQDEQAQKVLMEYQARLEESEERLRRQEDDKDLQMKGIISRLMSVEEELKKDHSDMQAVVDSKQKIIDAQEKRIASLDAANTRLMSALTQLKERYSMQTRNGISPTNPTKLQITENGEFRNSSNC; encoded by the exons atcTCATCTGATGACGAGGCTGAAGGAGTCTCGGTCCCACGAGTCTTTGCTCTGCCCCAGCGGGGGCGTGGAGGCGTTGGACCTCAgcatggaggagcaggtggtCATCAAGCCCGTGCACAGCAGCATCCTCGGCCAGGACTACTGCTTCGAG GTCACCACATCGACGGGAAGCAAGTGCTTCTCATGCCGGTCGTccgcagagagagacaaatggaTGGAGAACCTGAGGAGAGCGGTGCACCCCAACAAG GACAACAGCCGCCGGGTGGAGAACCTGCTGCGCCTGTGGATCATCGAGGCCAAGGACCTACCGGCCAAGAAGAAGTACTTCTGCGAGCTGTTCCTGGACGACGCCCTGTACGCCCGCACCACCTGCAAGCTGAAGACGGACAACGTGTTCTGGGGCGAGCACTTTGAGTTCAACAACCTGCCGGCGGTGCGCAGCGTCACGGCGCACCTCTACAAGGAcacggagaagaagaagaagaaggacaagAACAACTATGTGGGCCTGGTGGTCATCCCCACCGCCGCCGTCACCGGCCGCCAGTTCGTGGAGAAGTGGTACCCGGTGAGCGTGCCCAACCCGGCCAAGGGCAAGGGCGCCTCGGGGCCCATGATCCGCATCAAGGCGCGCTACCAGAGCATGAACATCCTGCCCATGGAGATGTACAAGGAGTTTGCCGAGTACACCACCAACAACTACATGCTGCTGTGCTCGGTGCTGGAGCCCGGCATCAGCGTGAAGAACAAGGAGGAGATGGCCTGTGCGCTGGTGCACATCCTGCAGAGCACGGGGAAGGCCAAG GACTTCCTGACGGACCTGATGATGTCGGAGGTGGACCGCTGCGGGGAGAACGAGCACCTGATCTTCAGGGAGAACACGCTGGCCACCAAGGCCATCGAGGAGTACCTGAAGCTGGTGGGACAGAAGTACCTGCAGGACGccctgg GCGAGTTCATCAAGGCCCTGTACGAGTCAGATGAGAACTGTGAGGTGGACGCCTCTAAGTGTTCGTCCAGTGACCTGCCGGAGCACCAGAGCAACCTGAAGATGTGCTGCGAGCTGGCCTTCTGCAAGATCATCAACTcctactg CGTCTTCCCCCGGGAGCTGAAGGAGGTGTTTGCGTCGTGGCGACAGGAGTGCAGTAACCGGGGGCGACCCGACATCAGCGAGCGTCTGATCAGCGCCTCGCTGTTCCTGCGCTTCCTGTGTCCTGCCGTCATGTCCCCGTCGCTGTTCGACCTGATGCAGGAGTACCCCGACGACCGCACcgcacgcacactaacactcaTCGCCAAAGTCACGCAGAACCTGGCCAACTTCACCAA GTTTGGCAGCAAGGAGGAGTATATGTCCTTCATGAACCAGTTCCTGGAGCACGAGTGGACCAACATGCAGCGCTTCCTGCTGGAGATCTCCAACCCGGAGACCATCTCCACCACGGCGGGCTTCGAGGGCTACATCGACCTGGGCCGCGAGTTGTCCACGCTGCACTCGCTGCTCTCCGAGGTGGTGGCCCAGACAGACCAG ACCGCGGCCGCCAAGCTGGGCCCCCTGCCGCGAATCCTGCGGGAGGTGAGCGCGGCGGTGGCCAACCCGTCCTGCGTCATGACCGGCTCCGGCCCGGCCTCGGACCAcgcctcctccaccgccgccaacgcctcgtcctcctgctcctcgccaTCGCCCCCCGGCGCCGGCTGCAGCATCTCCACCGGCCTGCAGAAGATGGTCATCGACAACGACCTCTCAGG GCTGGTGGACTTCACGCGGCTGCCCTCGCCCACGCCCGAGAACAAGGACCTGTTCTTCGTGACCCGGAGCTCGGGGGTGCAGCCCGCCCCGGCCCGCAGCTCCAGCTACTCCGAGTCCAACGAGCCAGAGCCGGGCCTGGCCAACGGCAGCAAGAGCCTCTCCATGCTGGACCTTCAGGACCCCCGCAGCATGGACCTGGCCCAGGGCGGCCCCTCCCCGTCGGACCTCAGCCCGGGCCCCTGTCTGGTGGAGGGCCCCCCGCCGGCCTCCTCCGTGGCCGTGTGGTCGGCCCGCGCCCCACCGGGcggaggtggcggcggcggtggcggggcCGCCCCCCCGGGGGTCCCCGCCCTCCTCAGGAGGCCCGGGCAGACGGCGCCCGCCGCCTCGGGGTCGGACGGCCTCCCAGGGAGGCCGCTGCCGCAGCACCTGCTGGCGCCGCTCTCCTTCCAGAACCCCGTGTACCAGATGGCGGCCGGCCTGGTCGTCTCGCCGCGCGGCCTCGGCGCCGACTCCGGCTCCGAGTGCCACAGCTCCGTCAGTTCCCATAGCAACAACGAGGACGGGGGGAAGCTGAACTATCTGAACcacagcggaggaggagggggaggagggggaagcagCGGGGACGAGTACATCCGGCGGTCGGGGGATATCACGCGGCGGCAGCTCTCCCTGACGGACCCCCAGCCGCCCCCCGGCGTCCCGCGGCAGAACAGCGGCGGTCCGCAGCGCCGGATAgaccagccgccgccgccgcagccccaGGGCGTGACGCGCGGCCGCACGCCGCCCAACCTGCTGAGCGGCGGGCCCTACCCCCGGCCCGCCTCCGGCAGCGTGATGTCGTCCGCCTCGCCCGATTGGCCGGGCTGCGGTGTGCGGCTCCAGCACCAGACGTCCAAGGGGGAGAGTCCGGAGAGCAAGCACCGGGTGGGGCATAAGCAG GCCCCCTCCCTGGTGAAGCCCAGTGCGCTGGACCGCACGGCCGCTTGGCTGTTGAATATGAATGTGCAGTATTTAGACCATGAGGGTCCGGAGCCGGAGCCCCCCAGACACAGAGAGGACCTGTCTCAGGTGGAGAAG TACCAGCAGGAGATCGCGGTGCTCCAGGAGCGTCTGCGGGCGTCGGTGCAGAAGCTGGAGGAGTACGAGGCGCGTCTGAAGGGGCAGGACGAGCAGGCCCAGAAGGTGCTGATGGAGTACCAGGCCCGGCTGGAGGAGTCGGAGGAGCGGCTGCGGAGGCAGGAGGACGACAAGGACCTCCAGATGAAGGGCATCATCAGCCG GTTAATgtctgtggaggaggagctgaagaaggaCCACTCAGACATGCAGGCGGTCGTGGACTCCAAGCAGAAGATCATCGATGCCCAG GAGAAGCGCATCGCCTCGCTGGACGCGGCCAACACCCGGCTGATGAGCGCGCTCACGCAGCTCAAGGAGCGCTACAGCATGCAGACGCGCAACGGCATCTcgcccaccaaccccaccaagCTACAGATCACCGAAAACGGGGAGTTCAGGAACAGCAGCAACTGCTAG
- the dab2ipb gene encoding DAB2 interacting protein b isoform X2: MTRLKESRSHESLLCPSGGVEALDLSMEEQVVIKPVHSSILGQDYCFEVTTSTGSKCFSCRSSAERDKWMENLRRAVHPNKDNSRRVENLLRLWIIEAKDLPAKKKYFCELFLDDALYARTTCKLKTDNVFWGEHFEFNNLPAVRSVTAHLYKDTEKKKKKDKNNYVGLVVIPTAAVTGRQFVEKWYPVSVPNPAKGKGASGPMIRIKARYQSMNILPMEMYKEFAEYTTNNYMLLCSVLEPGISVKNKEEMACALVHILQSTGKAKDFLTDLMMSEVDRCGENEHLIFRENTLATKAIEEYLKLVGQKYLQDALGEFIKALYESDENCEVDASKCSSSDLPEHQSNLKMCCELAFCKIINSYCVFPRELKEVFASWRQECSNRGRPDISERLISASLFLRFLCPAVMSPSLFDLMQEYPDDRTARTLTLIAKVTQNLANFTKFGSKEEYMSFMNQFLEHEWTNMQRFLLEISNPETISTTAGFEGYIDLGRELSTLHSLLSEVVAQTDQTAAAKLGPLPRILREVSAAVANPSCVMTGSGPASDHASSTAANASSSCSSPSPPGAGCSISTGLQKMVIDNDLSGLVDFTRLPSPTPENKDLFFVTRSSGVQPAPARSSSYSESNEPEPGLANGSKSLSMLDLQDPRSMDLAQGGPSPSDLSPGPCLVEGPPPASSVAVWSARAPPGGGGGGGGGAAPPGVPALLRRPGQTAPAASGSDGLPGRPLPQHLLAPLSFQNPVYQMAAGLVVSPRGLGADSGSECHSSVSSHSNNEDGGKLNYLNHSGGGGGGGGSSGDEYIRRSGDITRRQLSLTDPQPPPGVPRQNSGGPQRRIDQPPPPQPQGVTRGRTPPNLLSGGPYPRPASGSVMSSASPDWPGCGVRLQHQTSKGESPESKHRVGHKQAPSLVKPSALDRTAAWLLNMNVQYLDHEGPEPEPPRHREDLSQVEKYQQEIAVLQERLRASVQKLEEYEARLKGQDEQAQKVLMEYQARLEESEERLRRQEDDKDLQMKGIISRLMSVEEELKKDHSDMQAVVDSKQKIIDAQEKRIASLDAANTRLMSALTQLKERYSMQTRNGISPTNPTKLQITENGEFRNSSNC; this comes from the exons ATGACGAGGCTGAAGGAGTCTCGGTCCCACGAGTCTTTGCTCTGCCCCAGCGGGGGCGTGGAGGCGTTGGACCTCAgcatggaggagcaggtggtCATCAAGCCCGTGCACAGCAGCATCCTCGGCCAGGACTACTGCTTCGAG GTCACCACATCGACGGGAAGCAAGTGCTTCTCATGCCGGTCGTccgcagagagagacaaatggaTGGAGAACCTGAGGAGAGCGGTGCACCCCAACAAG GACAACAGCCGCCGGGTGGAGAACCTGCTGCGCCTGTGGATCATCGAGGCCAAGGACCTACCGGCCAAGAAGAAGTACTTCTGCGAGCTGTTCCTGGACGACGCCCTGTACGCCCGCACCACCTGCAAGCTGAAGACGGACAACGTGTTCTGGGGCGAGCACTTTGAGTTCAACAACCTGCCGGCGGTGCGCAGCGTCACGGCGCACCTCTACAAGGAcacggagaagaagaagaagaaggacaagAACAACTATGTGGGCCTGGTGGTCATCCCCACCGCCGCCGTCACCGGCCGCCAGTTCGTGGAGAAGTGGTACCCGGTGAGCGTGCCCAACCCGGCCAAGGGCAAGGGCGCCTCGGGGCCCATGATCCGCATCAAGGCGCGCTACCAGAGCATGAACATCCTGCCCATGGAGATGTACAAGGAGTTTGCCGAGTACACCACCAACAACTACATGCTGCTGTGCTCGGTGCTGGAGCCCGGCATCAGCGTGAAGAACAAGGAGGAGATGGCCTGTGCGCTGGTGCACATCCTGCAGAGCACGGGGAAGGCCAAG GACTTCCTGACGGACCTGATGATGTCGGAGGTGGACCGCTGCGGGGAGAACGAGCACCTGATCTTCAGGGAGAACACGCTGGCCACCAAGGCCATCGAGGAGTACCTGAAGCTGGTGGGACAGAAGTACCTGCAGGACGccctgg GCGAGTTCATCAAGGCCCTGTACGAGTCAGATGAGAACTGTGAGGTGGACGCCTCTAAGTGTTCGTCCAGTGACCTGCCGGAGCACCAGAGCAACCTGAAGATGTGCTGCGAGCTGGCCTTCTGCAAGATCATCAACTcctactg CGTCTTCCCCCGGGAGCTGAAGGAGGTGTTTGCGTCGTGGCGACAGGAGTGCAGTAACCGGGGGCGACCCGACATCAGCGAGCGTCTGATCAGCGCCTCGCTGTTCCTGCGCTTCCTGTGTCCTGCCGTCATGTCCCCGTCGCTGTTCGACCTGATGCAGGAGTACCCCGACGACCGCACcgcacgcacactaacactcaTCGCCAAAGTCACGCAGAACCTGGCCAACTTCACCAA GTTTGGCAGCAAGGAGGAGTATATGTCCTTCATGAACCAGTTCCTGGAGCACGAGTGGACCAACATGCAGCGCTTCCTGCTGGAGATCTCCAACCCGGAGACCATCTCCACCACGGCGGGCTTCGAGGGCTACATCGACCTGGGCCGCGAGTTGTCCACGCTGCACTCGCTGCTCTCCGAGGTGGTGGCCCAGACAGACCAG ACCGCGGCCGCCAAGCTGGGCCCCCTGCCGCGAATCCTGCGGGAGGTGAGCGCGGCGGTGGCCAACCCGTCCTGCGTCATGACCGGCTCCGGCCCGGCCTCGGACCAcgcctcctccaccgccgccaacgcctcgtcctcctgctcctcgccaTCGCCCCCCGGCGCCGGCTGCAGCATCTCCACCGGCCTGCAGAAGATGGTCATCGACAACGACCTCTCAGG GCTGGTGGACTTCACGCGGCTGCCCTCGCCCACGCCCGAGAACAAGGACCTGTTCTTCGTGACCCGGAGCTCGGGGGTGCAGCCCGCCCCGGCCCGCAGCTCCAGCTACTCCGAGTCCAACGAGCCAGAGCCGGGCCTGGCCAACGGCAGCAAGAGCCTCTCCATGCTGGACCTTCAGGACCCCCGCAGCATGGACCTGGCCCAGGGCGGCCCCTCCCCGTCGGACCTCAGCCCGGGCCCCTGTCTGGTGGAGGGCCCCCCGCCGGCCTCCTCCGTGGCCGTGTGGTCGGCCCGCGCCCCACCGGGcggaggtggcggcggcggtggcggggcCGCCCCCCCGGGGGTCCCCGCCCTCCTCAGGAGGCCCGGGCAGACGGCGCCCGCCGCCTCGGGGTCGGACGGCCTCCCAGGGAGGCCGCTGCCGCAGCACCTGCTGGCGCCGCTCTCCTTCCAGAACCCCGTGTACCAGATGGCGGCCGGCCTGGTCGTCTCGCCGCGCGGCCTCGGCGCCGACTCCGGCTCCGAGTGCCACAGCTCCGTCAGTTCCCATAGCAACAACGAGGACGGGGGGAAGCTGAACTATCTGAACcacagcggaggaggagggggaggagggggaagcagCGGGGACGAGTACATCCGGCGGTCGGGGGATATCACGCGGCGGCAGCTCTCCCTGACGGACCCCCAGCCGCCCCCCGGCGTCCCGCGGCAGAACAGCGGCGGTCCGCAGCGCCGGATAgaccagccgccgccgccgcagccccaGGGCGTGACGCGCGGCCGCACGCCGCCCAACCTGCTGAGCGGCGGGCCCTACCCCCGGCCCGCCTCCGGCAGCGTGATGTCGTCCGCCTCGCCCGATTGGCCGGGCTGCGGTGTGCGGCTCCAGCACCAGACGTCCAAGGGGGAGAGTCCGGAGAGCAAGCACCGGGTGGGGCATAAGCAG GCCCCCTCCCTGGTGAAGCCCAGTGCGCTGGACCGCACGGCCGCTTGGCTGTTGAATATGAATGTGCAGTATTTAGACCATGAGGGTCCGGAGCCGGAGCCCCCCAGACACAGAGAGGACCTGTCTCAGGTGGAGAAG TACCAGCAGGAGATCGCGGTGCTCCAGGAGCGTCTGCGGGCGTCGGTGCAGAAGCTGGAGGAGTACGAGGCGCGTCTGAAGGGGCAGGACGAGCAGGCCCAGAAGGTGCTGATGGAGTACCAGGCCCGGCTGGAGGAGTCGGAGGAGCGGCTGCGGAGGCAGGAGGACGACAAGGACCTCCAGATGAAGGGCATCATCAGCCG GTTAATgtctgtggaggaggagctgaagaaggaCCACTCAGACATGCAGGCGGTCGTGGACTCCAAGCAGAAGATCATCGATGCCCAG GAGAAGCGCATCGCCTCGCTGGACGCGGCCAACACCCGGCTGATGAGCGCGCTCACGCAGCTCAAGGAGCGCTACAGCATGCAGACGCGCAACGGCATCTcgcccaccaaccccaccaagCTACAGATCACCGAAAACGGGGAGTTCAGGAACAGCAGCAACTGCTAG